One Lycium barbarum isolate Lr01 chromosome 5, ASM1917538v2, whole genome shotgun sequence genomic window carries:
- the LOC132640676 gene encoding uncharacterized protein LOC132640676 isoform X3: MAKKRTRRVGPSPTHHRSDPIEPTSQHHQTHNSHTKRHRWLTAFFILFFIISLLLIIYRQSYYYPSTTTVSNADLPYVYQRGLVKIDSTYPEVLNENSKVSENISRRHFGKPVLAYITPWNSKGYDWAKKFCSKITHLSPVWYELKNEGSKLVLHGRHNADRGWISDIRMKGNSLILPRVVLDATPVELLKKKRLREKAINLIIMECKEMEYDGIVLESWSRWVAYGILHNSEMRNLALQFVKQLGEAMHAVRLETNGKTNLQLVYVIGPPRTDKLQEHDFGPEDLQALYDAVDGFSLMTYDHSSPYNPGPNAPLKWIRSTLHLLVGAGSRGRRLAEKIFVGINFYGNDFVLSGDHHLGHT; encoded by the exons ATGGCTAAGAAACGAACCAGACGAGTCGGTCCGAGCCCAACCCACCACCGGTCCGACCCAATCGAGCCCACATCACAACACCACCAAACCCACAACTCACACACAAAACGACATCGTTGGCTCACCGCCTTCTTCATTTTATTCTTCATCATTTCTTTACTACTAATAATTTACCGTCAAAGTTACTATTACCCTTCTACTACTACTGTTTCTAATGCTGATTTACCTTATGTTTACCAACGTGGCCTCGTTAAAATTGATTCTACTTACCCTGAAGTTCTAAAT GAGAATTCGAAAGTTTCGGAGAATATTAGTCGAAGGCATTTTGGAAAGCCTGTTCTGGCTTATATAACTCCATG GAATTCAAAAGGCTATGACTGGGCGAAGAAATTCTGTTCTAAAATTACACATCTATCACCTGTTTGGTATGAACTGAAGAA TGAAGGAAGTAAATTAGTTCTGCATGGAAGACATAATGCTGATAGAGGATGGATTTCAGACATTCGAATGAAAGGAAATTCTCTG ATTTTACCTAGAGTTGTCCTGGACGCGACACCGGTGGAGCTGCTTAAGAAGAAGAGGCTTAGGGAGAAAGCAATCAACCTTATCATAATGGAGTGCAA GGAAATGGAATATGATGGTATTGTACTTGAGTCCTGGTCAAGATGGGTAGCTTATGGCATCTTACATAATTCAGAAATGAGAAATCTG GCATTGCAATTTGTAAAGCAACTTGGAGAAGCTATGCATGCTGTGCGCTTAGAAACGAATGGCAAGACAAATCTGCAGTTAGTTTATGTGATAGGCCCACCACGTACAGATAAGCTGCAGGAGCATGACTTTGGACCAGAAGATTTACAAGCCCTTTATGATGCTGTAGATGGTTTCTCTCTCATGACTTATGACCATTCAAGTCCTTACAATCCAGGTCCCAATGCACCTCTGAAGTGGATACGCTCTACCTTGCATCTTCTTGTGGGTGCTGGCAGCAGGGGTAGGAGATTGGCTGAAAAAATCTTTGTGGGCATCAACTTCTATGGCAACGATTTTGTCCTGTCAGGAG